A genome region from Pseudomonas sp. N3-W includes the following:
- a CDS encoding amino acid adenylation domain-containing protein, producing the protein MNAYQLLELFNRHAVVLEVDGDKLRCKAPRGFLTDEMLQALKLHKQELIALLGGQDRLAIPRRAGDQAAWPLSFSQRQLWFLDQLEPGNAFYNVPSAVTLKGRLEVPLLERALNELVARHEILRTTFCNVGGEPRQVVHPLQTPRWQGSLLPLECAAVPSSGALCTSAGASSLATVLSVTDLRDFSASEREQQVRAAVDQDARAPFDLATGPLLRASLLRLADDEYLWLYSVHHIIADGWSMGVILNEVATLYGDFLRGEPSSLAPLPVQYADYACWQQQRLGGKALEAQLDYWRRTLSDAPALSSLPTDRPRPLVQRYAGATFSSSIDSGTLRELNALARQTQGTLFNVLLGALAVLMWRHSGQQDLCIGTPFANRNSPEIEPLIGHFVNTLVLRQRLDSQQTFAELLREVRGQMLDVHAHQDVPFDRVVEAVNPPRDTAHSPLFQVMLVLQNTPGNAVDMPGLSLAPYSTSSATAKFDLAFEWVEREGRLNLLVEYNTDLFDVASIERLSGHYRHLLEQIAMDAKQSIGALSLLAEAEREQILLDFNRSAPLMQSTACVHQLIEAQVLRNPQACAVVFEAESLSYAELNAQANRLARYLRTLGVGPDVRVAVCVERSLELPIALLAVFKAGGAYVPLDPDYPVGRLSHMLGDSTPAVLLTLGSAHAVLRQALQNSPWEAPVLDLKADAASWAPLSPDNLDPRSVGVTADHLAYVIYTSGTTGLPKGAMVAHRGLSNLLLWCLQVCGEAGAMLQKIPFGFDASAWETFWPLTTGGRLVVARPGGHFEPAYLAHVVREQRVTALVFVPAMLQLFLEVEDVSRCTGLTDVFSGGGELSPALARRFQERLPHARLHNVYGPTETTVINSFWTLEPGAEVPALQVPIGRPIANNRFYVLDERDRPVPVGVSGQLHIGGVGVARGYLGLAQLTAERFIDSPFVPGDRLYRSGDLARYRPDGQLEFLGRNDFQVKLRGVRLELGEIEARLEAFPDIRSAVVLMVGDTAQNQRLVACCVVAGQPDEAAVHAHLAATLPSAVVPGSYLWLDTLPLTANGKIDRPALTALADQALANRQVNLSSPRDHLELALYQIWKSLLLAPQIGIRDNFFNVGGTSIAAIKMAHQIGQTFAVEVPVRVVLGYPTIEALGGWLRAGASPAAAQSNLIEFRRGAGQHNVVCIHPAGGTAFCYLSLAKVLPDNVGVYGVQSPGLNPGEATEPTVEAMAEAYLRLIEPLSPQPLILTGLSFGGLVAYEMARRLTAAGHRQVTVVLLDTQGSDDPGFRQQIGTVDMAEFRDKLVRFNGMYPGIEDAQVERYFHIYNHNRLAMAAYECAPRAGRVVLIQAREGFSRSQLHELRGFWRRRTGNGYLAKLVNGGHWDMLETAEVHRVSQTIRQELQRFDAQEATS; encoded by the coding sequence ATGAACGCCTATCAATTGCTGGAGCTGTTCAACCGCCATGCCGTGGTTCTTGAAGTCGACGGCGACAAGCTGCGTTGCAAGGCACCTCGCGGGTTTCTCACCGACGAGATGTTGCAGGCGCTCAAGCTGCACAAACAGGAACTGATTGCCTTGCTCGGTGGCCAGGACCGCCTGGCGATTCCTCGCCGCGCGGGCGATCAGGCAGCCTGGCCGTTGTCGTTTTCGCAACGCCAGCTGTGGTTTCTCGATCAACTGGAGCCGGGCAATGCGTTCTACAACGTGCCTTCGGCGGTGACGCTCAAGGGCCGGCTGGAGGTGCCGTTGCTGGAGCGGGCCTTGAACGAACTGGTGGCTCGCCACGAAATCCTGCGCACCACGTTTTGCAATGTCGGCGGGGAGCCGCGTCAGGTGGTGCACCCGCTCCAAACGCCACGGTGGCAAGGGAGCTTGCTCCCGCTGGAGTGCGCAGCAGTCCCATCTTCGGGGGCACTATGCACCTCAGCGGGAGCAAGCTCCCTCGCCACCGTGTTGAGCGTGACCGACTTGCGTGATTTTTCAGCATCCGAACGTGAGCAGCAGGTCAGGGCCGCCGTCGATCAGGACGCTCGCGCGCCGTTCGATCTGGCCACCGGGCCCTTGCTGCGGGCCTCGCTGCTGCGTCTGGCCGACGATGAATACCTGTGGTTGTACAGCGTGCATCACATCATCGCCGATGGCTGGTCGATGGGCGTGATCCTGAATGAGGTTGCCACGCTGTACGGCGATTTCCTGCGCGGCGAACCGTCGAGCCTGGCGCCGTTACCGGTGCAGTACGCCGACTATGCCTGCTGGCAACAGCAGCGTCTCGGGGGCAAAGCGTTGGAGGCTCAGCTCGATTACTGGCGGCGTACGCTCAGCGATGCGCCGGCCCTGTCGAGTCTGCCCACCGACCGGCCCCGGCCTTTGGTGCAGCGCTACGCCGGTGCCACCTTCAGTTCATCCATCGACAGCGGCACGTTGCGTGAACTCAATGCCCTGGCCCGGCAGACCCAGGGCACGCTGTTCAACGTGTTACTCGGAGCGCTGGCGGTGCTGATGTGGCGCCACAGCGGTCAGCAGGACCTGTGCATCGGTACGCCGTTCGCCAACCGCAACAGCCCGGAAATCGAGCCGTTGATCGGCCATTTCGTCAACACCCTGGTGCTGCGCCAGCGTCTGGATTCACAGCAGACCTTTGCCGAACTGCTGCGTGAAGTGCGCGGGCAGATGCTCGATGTGCATGCCCATCAGGACGTGCCATTCGACCGAGTGGTGGAGGCCGTCAATCCGCCGCGCGATACCGCTCATTCGCCGCTGTTCCAGGTGATGCTGGTGTTGCAGAACACCCCCGGCAACGCCGTCGACATGCCGGGCCTGAGTCTGGCGCCCTATAGCACCAGCAGCGCCACGGCCAAGTTCGATCTGGCCTTTGAATGGGTCGAGCGCGAAGGGCGCCTGAACCTGTTGGTGGAGTACAACACCGACCTGTTCGACGTCGCGAGCATTGAACGCCTGAGCGGTCATTACCGGCATCTGCTGGAACAGATCGCCATGGACGCCAAGCAGTCGATTGGCGCGCTGTCGCTGTTGGCCGAGGCCGAGCGCGAACAGATTCTGCTGGACTTCAACCGCAGCGCGCCGCTGATGCAATCCACGGCGTGCGTGCATCAACTGATCGAAGCGCAGGTCTTGCGCAACCCGCAGGCCTGCGCGGTGGTGTTCGAGGCCGAATCCCTGAGCTATGCCGAGCTGAATGCCCAGGCCAACCGTTTGGCGCGGTATCTGCGCACACTCGGTGTCGGCCCGGACGTGCGGGTGGCAGTGTGCGTCGAACGTTCGCTGGAATTGCCGATTGCACTGTTGGCGGTGTTCAAGGCCGGTGGCGCCTACGTGCCGCTGGACCCGGATTACCCGGTCGGGCGCCTGAGCCACATGCTCGGCGACAGCACGCCGGCGGTGCTGCTGACCTTGGGGTCGGCGCACGCGGTATTACGTCAGGCACTGCAAAATTCTCCCTGGGAAGCGCCGGTACTCGACCTCAAGGCCGATGCCGCGAGTTGGGCGCCGCTGTCGCCGGACAACCTCGACCCGCGCAGTGTCGGCGTAACCGCCGACCACCTCGCCTATGTGATCTACACCTCGGGCACCACCGGTTTGCCCAAGGGCGCGATGGTTGCCCATCGGGGCCTGAGCAACCTGCTGCTGTGGTGTTTGCAGGTCTGTGGCGAAGCCGGGGCCATGCTGCAGAAGATCCCTTTCGGTTTCGACGCTTCGGCCTGGGAGACGTTCTGGCCGTTGACCACGGGCGGGCGGTTGGTGGTAGCGCGTCCGGGTGGGCATTTCGAGCCGGCTTATCTGGCGCACGTGGTGCGCGAGCAGCGGGTCACGGCGCTGGTGTTCGTGCCAGCGATGCTGCAACTGTTTCTTGAAGTCGAAGACGTCAGCCGCTGCACCGGGTTGACCGACGTGTTCAGCGGCGGCGGTGAATTGTCGCCAGCCCTGGCCCGACGTTTTCAGGAGCGCTTGCCCCATGCCCGTCTGCACAACGTCTATGGCCCGACCGAAACCACGGTGATCAACAGTTTCTGGACCCTGGAGCCCGGTGCCGAAGTGCCGGCCCTGCAAGTGCCGATTGGCCGGCCCATCGCCAATAACCGTTTTTACGTGCTGGATGAGCGCGACAGGCCGGTGCCGGTCGGTGTCAGCGGGCAACTGCACATCGGCGGCGTGGGTGTGGCGCGCGGCTATCTGGGGTTGGCGCAACTCACTGCCGAACGATTTATCGACAGCCCCTTCGTGCCCGGTGACCGCCTGTACCGCAGCGGCGATCTGGCGCGATATCGCCCGGACGGCCAGCTGGAATTTCTCGGCCGTAACGACTTTCAGGTCAAGTTGCGCGGCGTGCGTCTGGAGCTGGGCGAGATCGAAGCGCGGCTGGAAGCGTTCCCCGACATCCGCAGCGCGGTAGTGCTGATGGTCGGCGACACGGCGCAGAACCAGCGGCTGGTGGCCTGCTGCGTGGTGGCCGGGCAACCGGATGAAGCGGCAGTGCACGCACATCTGGCGGCAACCCTGCCGAGCGCGGTCGTGCCCGGCAGCTACCTGTGGCTCGACACGCTGCCGCTGACCGCCAATGGCAAAATCGACCGCCCGGCGCTGACGGCATTGGCCGATCAGGCGCTGGCCAATCGGCAGGTCAACCTGAGCAGCCCGCGCGACCACCTCGAACTGGCGCTGTACCAGATCTGGAAAAGCCTGCTGCTGGCGCCGCAGATCGGCATCCGCGACAACTTCTTCAATGTCGGCGGGACGTCCATCGCCGCGATCAAGATGGCGCATCAGATCGGTCAGACCTTTGCCGTCGAAGTGCCGGTGCGCGTGGTGCTCGGCTACCCGACCATCGAAGCGCTGGGCGGCTGGTTGCGTGCCGGGGCCAGCCCGGCGGCCGCGCAAAGCAACCTGATCGAATTTCGCCGTGGCGCGGGCCAGCACAACGTGGTGTGTATTCACCCGGCGGGCGGTACGGCGTTCTGTTATCTGTCGTTGGCCAAGGTGCTGCCGGATAATGTCGGTGTGTATGGCGTGCAGTCGCCGGGGTTGAACCCGGGGGAGGCCACCGAACCCACCGTTGAAGCGATGGCCGAGGCGTATCTGCGCCTGATCGAACCGCTGTCGCCGCAACCGCTGATCCTCACCGGACTGTCGTTCGGCGGGCTGGTGGCGTATGAAATGGCCCGGCGTCTGACAGCGGCGGGGCATCGACAGGTGACGGTGGTGCTGCTCGACACGCAAGGCTCGGACGATCCGGGTTTCCGCCAGCAGATCGGCACCGTCGACATGGCCGAGTTCCGCGACAAACTGGTGCGCTTCAACGGCATGTACCCCGGTATCGAAGACGCGCAAGTGGAGCGCTATTTCCACATCTACAACCACAACCGCCTGGCCATGGCCGCCTACGAATGCGCGCCACGGGCCGGTCGTGTGGTGCTGATTCAGGCCCGCGAGGGCTTCAGCCGCAGCCAGTTGCATGAGCTGCGCGGCTTCTGGCGTCGGCGCACCGGTAACGGCTATCTGGCGAAACTGGTCAATGGCGGTCACTGGGACATGCTGGAAACCGCTGAAGTGCATCGGGTCTCGCAGACCATCAGGCAGGAGCTGCAACGCTTCGACGCGCAGGAGGCGACATCATGA